The genomic stretch TTTGGGtcttcttccttccttccttccagCGTGTGGTGTGGTGTGGGTGTGGGCACCCCGCCGCGCGATTCTTGATTTGTCGCCGCCGCTTTACTTACGAttcggtggtggaggagggcctGCGCTGCGATTTCTCGCTCCGTCGCTGCCTTTGTTTCCCCTTTGGGCTCAATCCCAATTTTATTCCCCGACGCCTTGCCGAGGTTGTTTTTGGGATGGGGGATGCTACTCCCTAATACAGCTACCAAACAAGCAAGGGATAGCAACAAATCATTCATCCATATCCATATCCATCCCTGCcctgagcgagcgagcgagcacaGCGCGCCCGCAAAGCTTGCATTTTTTCTAGCTAGCCGCGGCCGGAACGGAACATGGCGCCTCGCATTGCGCTGCTGGTCGAAGGAGGAGGAGTCGCGTGATTGtgctttttgttgttgttgctggtgctTGCTGATTGGCGGTGGTCTCACTGTTGCTGTTCTCGCTTTGTCGTGCAGACGGTGGTGCCGCTCAACACCTGGGTGCTCATCTCCAACTTCAAGGTCGCCTACAACATGCTCCGCCGCCCCGACGGCACCTTCGACCGCGACCTGGCCGAGTACCTGGACCGCCGGACGCCGCCCAACGCGCACCCCACCGAGGGCGTCGCATCCTTCGACCACGTCATCGACAACTCCGTCGGCCTCGGCGTGCGCATCTACCGCGCcgtcgcccccgcccccgccaacgttgctcccggcgccgccgcggccacgCTGCCCATCCTGGAGTTCCTCACGGGCGCGCCGTCCGCGGACCCGCTCCCCGTGATCATCTTCTTCCACGGCGGCAgcttcgcgcactcctcctccagcACGCTCATCTACGACCACCTCTGCCGCCGCCTCGTCAAGCTCAGCAAGGGCGTCGTCATCTCCGTCGACTACCGCCGCGCGCCGGAGCACCGCTACCCGTGCGCCTACGACGACGGCTGGACGGCGCTCAAGTGGGCGCTGGCGCAGCCGTGCCTGCGCAGCGGCGCCGACGCGCGCCTCCGCGTCTTCCTCTCCGGGGACAGCTCGGGCGGCAACATCGCGCACCacgtcgccgcccgcgccgccggcgacggcATAAAGATATACGGCAACATCCTGCTCAACGCCATGTTCGGCGGCACCGAGCGCGCCGAGTCGGAGCGGCGCCTCGACGGCAAGTACTTCGTGACCATCCAGGACAGGGACTGGTACTGGAAGGCGTACCTGCCGGAGGACGCGGACCGCGACCACCCGGCCTGCAACCCCTTCGGCCCCAACGGGCGGCGCCTCAAGGGCCTGCCCTTCACCAAGAGCCTCATCATCGTGTCCGGGCTCGACCTCACCTGCGACCGGCAGCTCGCCTACGCCGACGGACTCCGGGAGGACGGCCACGACGTCAAGGTGGTGCACCGCGAGAAGGCCACCATAGGCTTCTACCTGCTGTCCAACACCGACCACTACCACGAGGTCATGGAGGAGATCACCGACTTCCTCCAAGCTAACCTCATCTAGTACATACACTTCTGGTTGTCCCGATGCAATCAATCAATCCATCCATCAAATACTACTACTTCTACTCTACTGCTCTACTACTGCCTATAGGAACAAGAAGCTGAATCAATGGTAAGCTTGACTTATAGTACGTCTCTCTTATACTAGTATCGCCTAGCTGGGGATCATCTTGGAGCCCGGCAATGGCTCGCCGCGCTGTCTTTTGGCAAAGTGATCACACGCTCCAAACTGATGAATCCCCATGACAGTCTCATGATGATAAACAACTCGATAGCCTCGGGCCATCCATCGCCTTCGTCCCACTAATTGTTCTTGCTATCCATACATGTTTTGCCTGTGGCCGAGTCAAGCCAGTGCCTTCCCTCCGTCGTGTTTCCGCATTTGACAAATCGGTTGATGGAGTGGAGCATATTATTTCGCCTTCATCTTCCTCCGCACCAGCAGCTGCTGGCTGCATCCTATGTCTATCTATCAGTGAGGAGATTGCCGTCTAACGTTATGTGTACAGCGATTGATCATCTACGACGGAGGAGGAGGgtcttttgtttgtttgttgctgttgttgtggtagCAGCTGCTTCTTTCAGCTACGGATTGGACGGTGCGAGCTCTCAGCTCACCCGGACCCGATCCGTGTCCTACTACCCATATGTGGTGATGCTCCAAGTCCAGTCTAGCCTAACTTTCTCGTCCCTTTTTCCATGTAATTCTGATGAGATCCTCCTGTACTGTCTTGTATACACATGTTTCAACTGCCGATGCTGTAACCGCGTCTAGTGCTACTACTTTGATCAATATTCCTATGCTTCTTTTTTTCCCCATCCGCTTTGGTGTCGGTGAATGTAAAAGATGATTgcgcgcatatggcagcggtttaTCGCTTTCTTCAATTTGAGCATTGCGGAAAGCTCTGATTAGGACTACTGTATTAGTAGTGGTACTCATTCAGTAGTACTGCTGGTCAGTGGCCTGAGCTGATGATAATAACTGATTTGTCGTTTCCTCCACGGTAGCACGTGGCGAAACCTCCCTTGTACGGACAGCTAATTCTGTGACGGGCGTACTTGGGTCCTGCGATGGGAGGATGATTTGTCGCGTCCCCGCTCGTCTTACCGGATTTATCCCGTTGTAATTGTGGATTTCGCTCAAACCTGAGTCTCTGCCTCCTCGaattaggctttcgccccgctatattaatatagcaaccacacgatacAACGAGCACGCTGGGGCCGCaacacaaccaagcccaaaagaaaagacacaaaaagaaagaaaagagaaacaaaTGTCGTCATCGGCAGCTCGACGGAAAACGAAGTCGAGTCGCCACCGTTGCGCCCTCCGGACATGTCCCACCACGCTCCTCGCACTCGGATCGCCcccataccaagcaacacctccaACAAGGAAAGCGACGATGGCGCCGTCTGTCGCCGGacaagtcctagggtttccccggtaTGCGGCGGGGGTGGTGAAGGAGGTACACCCGATGCCCTTCGGGAAGGAAGGATGGCACCCGCGAGCGTCACCGCATCGGAGCCGAACGAGCCGGCAAGGATTTCTCCTAACCCCAACCACCACCACCCCGAACGATCCAAAGAGCCCACCCAACATGTCGCCCACCGACatgcgccaccacggtcttgactACAACTTCGCCGTCTCACTCGCGGATACCATCGCGAGGCCTAGAGAAGGAGAGGGCGGCGGGTAGAGGGGCAGCGAGCaccgcggccgcgcgggagggcactacctccaccgccttcgcggtagccgaccggacgTAGTAGCGAGAGACACACCGAGCCCGAGCTGGCCCGGCCGGGCCCAAGCCGGCCGGTGAAGTCTCCGCCGCCGCGCTGCAGCAGGCCGGCGGCGATGCCGCCACCACCTAACCCCGCCGACGCACCTCCGCCACCTCCGGGGAACGACCACGGCCGCGCTTAGGGCAGCCCGTCCAAGCCCGCATTGGGCCCAAACCGGTCCGGATCCGGGTCGAGGACGACCTTGCCGGCCGCACGCCGGCGACCGACCCTGCCGCCTACCCGCACcacgccgccccgccgccaaggAGCGGCGCCATCGCCACCGAATCCACCCGGCCGCGCCGGACCGACGACCGCcgaagagcaccgccgcgggcgccGAGCTCCGCGCCTCCTTGCCACGCGCGCGGGGaatggccggccgccgccgccggcaccgcacgaGCAACACCCGGCggcccgcgccggcggcggcggaggggaggaggaggggaaggaGTTCGGGCGGCGGCTCTAGGGTTGGCTCCTCTCGCCCTCGCGGGGGCGAGAGCGAGCCCGAAGCGTTTTTTTTTCCGGAGCAAACCTGAGTCTCCGACTCTTTATATTTTCGAAATATAGTACAGCCTTGCACACGTTTACAAAAACACTTACATACACGATGCATGCATGGCATaatctatgagcacctccaaaagACTGAGTCAAAACTGATCCAACGGGTCTTGATACTAACGAAGTCATCCCAGCTGGATCACTGTCGACAGAAACACAGTCTTCTGTTAAACCTAGGGTTAAAATTCTAATGGTTAAAATGATCCTGCTAGCCATCTAACAAAGGTTGTCTCTCGAGTCTCCGCCTCCCTGATCACTCTGCGATGGCTGGTGCTGGTATGAATGTATGTGGCATTATTCTGCTCTCCGTGCATTTCATGCAAGCATTGCACAGGAGGTCATTGCTTGCCCATCTATTTCCGGCGACCCGTGGAAGACAGGTGTACGGGATGAGCTGAAACCAGAGACAGACAAAGAGCTGCAGCTACGGCCCCAGTTAGATCCAAAGAATCGACAGCTAGCTGCGCTAATATGCAGAGCAGCAAACCATATCCGCGTTGCACAATGTGTCGCCCTAATCACGGCCATCTATAAAAACCACTACACCCAAACGCAAACCATTCATTTCTCATGGTTGAatgcacttagagcatctccactcgccggCCTAGCACCCCCTCTCCGGACAGATTTCTATCGTGGAATGAAGTAAATTTTCCTAGGTGCGCCCCCAACAGACCATAAATCACCGGATCGGGCCATACTTTCATCTGGCGATCGCAGACCGAACCTACCGCATCGGGGAGCGCCGAAGATTCCCTCGTGCTGCACAGACCACCTCTCCCCGTGTCGCCGCCATCTCGATGTCGACACCACCCCTATCCTCTCTATCGCGTACACGCCGGTAGAAAGCCCTCACCCACCCCTAGCTACTGCCAAGTTCGCCGCCGTGCATCACCATCACTGTTGGAGGAGGAAAACGGCGTTAATGTTGCTGCCGAAAATga from Lolium rigidum isolate FL_2022 chromosome 4, APGP_CSIRO_Lrig_0.1, whole genome shotgun sequence encodes the following:
- the LOC124707836 gene encoding gibberellin receptor GID1-like; this encodes MAGSDEVNRNECKTVVPLNTWVLISNFKVAYNMLRRPDGTFDRDLAEYLDRRTPPNAHPTEGVASFDHVIDNSVGLGVRIYRAVAPAPANVAPGAAAATLPILEFLTGAPSADPLPVIIFFHGGSFAHSSSSTLIYDHLCRRLVKLSKGVVISVDYRRAPEHRYPCAYDDGWTALKWALAQPCLRSGADARLRVFLSGDSSGGNIAHHVAARAAGDGIKIYGNILLNAMFGGTERAESERRLDGKYFVTIQDRDWYWKAYLPEDADRDHPACNPFGPNGRRLKGLPFTKSLIIVSGLDLTCDRQLAYADGLREDGHDVKVVHREKATIGFYLLSNTDHYHEVMEEITDFLQANLI